One segment of Hippopotamus amphibius kiboko isolate mHipAmp2 chromosome 2, mHipAmp2.hap2, whole genome shotgun sequence DNA contains the following:
- the LOC130843990 gene encoding vacuolar protein sorting-associated protein 33B-like — MALRHRPDAPELPDFSMLKRLARDQLLYLLEQRPGKKDLFIEADLMSPLDRIANVSILKIVLLGQTSHQEYAVDNEGGVKEWREYGDMCIKTYD; from the exons ATGGCTTTGCGCCATCGGCCGGATGCCCCGGAGCTGCCTGACTTCTCCATGCTCAAGAGGCTGGCCCGAGACCAGCTCCTCTATCTGCTGGAGCAG CGTCCAGGAAAAAAGGACTTGTTCATTGAGGCAGATCTCATGAGCCCTTTGGATCGAATCGCCAATGTCTCCATCCTAAAG ATTGTGCTTCTTGGTCAGACCTCGCATCAAGAATATGCGGTAGACAacgaggggggagtcaaggaatggagggaatacggggatatgtgtataaaaacatatgattga